DNA from Methanobrevibacter sp. TMH8:
AAGTAATGTCTAATGTGGCTCTTGCAGCTATTTTGGTTCCATTGTCTGTGACATTGGCTCATGCTCAGGGTCTTCCAATTGGAACTTTCGCAGTTCCTGTAGCTATTGCTTGTTCATTATCCTATGTATTACCAACAGCTGGTCCAACTGTAGCTATGGCTTATGGAACGGGCTTTGTTAAAATAAAAGAAATATTTAAGGCTGGTTTCCCACTAGTTATAATAGGTGCAATTTTATCTATTATAATTATTTTCACAATAGGGAAACCATTTTTAGGGGCTTAAATTTTATCTTTAACTTGAATTAATTTGTAGTTCAAGTTGAGATATTCATTTTATTTTTTATTTTTTTAATTTTATTTATTTTATTATTTTATCCTTTATTTTTTCCTTAATTTTTTAATTTCTAATTTTATTTCTTAAAGATTAATATTTATATCATTTCAAATATTTTCATATATATTCAGATATTTTAAGATATTTTCATATATTTAAGATATTTCATTTTTCATCAAATATTCTTAAGTTAATTTTAAGTTAATTTTAAATTATTTATAAGGAAACATTAATATATTATAAAAATAAAAATTATCACATTAGATAATATTATTGATAATATTTATAACATTAAATATTATTGTGGATATATTATACTATATAATATTATATATAATATGATATTTAGATATATTATAGATAATATGGATTAGATATTATTTTAATTAATTTTAAATAATTTAAAAAGTTACAAGTAATTTTACAATTAGTAATTTTACGGAAAATTTACATATAATTTACAAATAACTTATAAATAATTACAAAATACTTAAAAAATAATTATGGTGATTTTATGGCGGGAATTATAGGATATGGAGCCTTTGTGCCATCATATAGGATAAAAGTCGAAGAAATAGCTAAGGTGTGGGGAGATAATCCAAAAGCAATATCAAATGGGCTTGTGGTAACTGAAAAATCTGTTCCTGCTCCTGATGAAGACACAGCTACAATTTCTGTTGAAGCTGCAAGAAATGCGTTAGCTAGGGCACAAATTGATCCTCAAAAAATTGGAGCGGTTTATGTTGGTTCTGAATCTCATCCTTATGCAGTTAAACCAACAGCAACTATTGTAGCTGAAGCTGTAATGGCAACACCTGCTATGACTGCGGCAGATCTTGAATTTGCTTGTAAAGCAGGTACTGCAGGTATGCAAGCAGCTATTGGTTTAGTTGACTCAAACAAAATTGAATATGGTTTAGCTATTGGTGCTGATACTTCTCAAGGTGCTCCTGGAGATGCTCTTGAATATACTGCATCAGCTGGTGGAGCAGCTTATATCATTGGAAAAGAAGGAACAAAAAATGGTTCAATAGCTGATTTTGGTGAACTTTTTAGTTTTACTACTGATACTCCAGATTTTTATAGGAGAGAAGGTCAACCTTATCCATCTCATGGTGGAAGGTTCACTGGTGAACCTGCATATTTTAAACATGTAGAAGGCGCAGCAAAAGGTATATTTGAGAAAACTGGAACTACAGCTAGTGATTATGATTATGCAGTTTTCCATCAACCTAATGGTAAATTTTACTTAAAAGTTGGTAAAAAACTTGGATTTACTAATGATCAGATTAAAGATGGTCTTTTAACTCCTGTTATTGGAAATACTTATTCTGGAGCTACACCTATTGGTCTTGCTTCTATTTTGGATAAAGCTCAAGCTGGAGATAAAATATTGGCTATTTCATATGGTTCAGGTTCTGGTAGTGATGCATTTACTATTAATGTTACTGAAAATATTGATGAAAAGAGAGAATTAGCTCCTAAACTTGAAAAAATGATTGAAAATAAATCTTACGTTGATTATGCAGTTTATGCTAAGTATAAAGGTAAATTAAGAATGTAAATATTATTGTGAGGAAAAGATAATATGAGAGATGTTGCGATTATAGGTGTTTCACAAACTAAATTTGGAGAATTGTGGGACTCATCATTTAGACAATTAATAGCTGAAGCAGGACTTGGGGCTATTGAAGATTCAAACATAGCAGGAAATGATTTAGATGCAATGTTTGTTGGAAACATGACTGCAGGTTTATTTATCCAACAAGAACATATTGCAGCTCTTATAGCTGATCATACTGGATTAAATCCTGTTTCTTCTACAAGAGTTGAAGCAGCTTGTGCTTCTGGAGGTCTTGCTCTTAGACAAGGTGTTATGGCTGTTGCTTCTGGTTATCATGATATAGTAATTTCTGCAGGTGTAGAAAAGATGACTGATGTTGTGGATGCAACACCTGCTATAGCTACTGCATCTGACCAAGAATGGGAAGCTCAACAAGGGGTAACTTTCCCATCACTTTATGCAATGATGGCTAGACGTCATATGTATGAATATGGAACTACTCGTGAACAATTAGCTGAGTTTTCTGTTATTAATCATAGAAATGCTACTAAAAACCCAAGAGCTCAATATCCTTTTGAAATTACTGTTGATAAGGTTTTAAACTCTACAGTAGTTGCTGACCCATTAACATTACTTGATTGTTCTCCAGTTACTGATGGAGCAGCTGCAGTTGTTTTATGTCCTGCTGAAGATGCAAGAAAGTATACTGACACTCCAATTTATGTTAAAGCTTCTACTCAAGCTTCTGATACAATAACTTTACATGATAGAAAAGATATTACTACGATTGAATCTACTAAAGTAGCTGCTAAAAAAGCTTATGAAATGGCTGGTGTTACAACTAAAGATATTGATGCAGTTGAAGTACATGATTGTTTCTCAATCAATGGTATTTTAGCTATTGAAGATCTTGGATTTGTTGAAAAAGGTCAAGGTGGCCCAGCTGTTGAGGAAGGTATTACTCATATTGGTGGAGAAATTCCAGTTAATCCATCTGGTGGATTAAAAGCTAGAGGTCATCCTCTTGGAGCTACAGGAATAGCTCAAGCAGCAGAAATCGTTTGGCAATTAAGAGGAGAAGCAGACAAACGCCAAGTAGATGGGGCTGAAATTGGTATGACTCACAATATTGGTGGTACTGGTGGAACAGCTGCTGTACATATTTTATCTAGGTAATTTAAATCCTAGGTAGCTATTAATTTATTTAATAGCTTTTTTTTTTGCTTTTTTATTATTTTTACTTTAATTTTTATTTTATTATTTTATTTTTTAGTATTCTTAGTTTTTTATTTTTATTTTTTATTTATTTATTAAATTATCAATAAAATCCATATCTAAGTTTTTTTCAACTATTTCAGCTAACTTATCTATTGAATAATCTTTTTTTGTTTCATAAGGATCTTCACCAAATTTTGGTTCTATTCCTTTGTTTTCTCGAATATAATTTAATAAGGCTCTTCTAAAATTATAGTTATGGAATATTCCATGGAAATAGGTGCCAAATATATTTTCTCTTTTTGATCCATCAAATAATCCTTCTTTATTTTTTTCTTTTTTGTTTCCTATGCCTTTTTCTATTTTTAGTAATGGTTCTTCATTAAATAGTGTTGTTGTTCCTTCATGAATTTCATATCCTGTAATTATTTCGCCTGTAATTGATGAAAAGATATCAGAGGAATTTGAACTATTTTCTTCACTTGATTTATCTAATATTATTCCTTCACTTTGTTCAACAATTTTCTCTTCTGATGAGTTATGTTTGAAGTGAGTCTCTATATCTAAAAGTCCAAGTCCATCTACAGAACCATTCTGTGATTCTCTATTATTTTCATCAAATATTCTATTTCCAAGAATTTGATATCCTCCACATAAACCTACAATTGGAATTTGGGGATTGTTTTTAGCTATTTTTCTTATTTGATCAGCTAATCCTGATTTTTCTATAGCTATCATATCTTCAGTTGTATTTCTTGTTCCTGGCAATATAATTGCATCTAGACTAGTATTACCTTTTTCATCAGCTATACTTTCATTAATATCAATAAGTTTTAAACCAACATCTTCTTCAAATTCAAATGGATCAATATCTGTGAAGTTAGCTATTTTTGGGAAACGAATAACTCCAATTGTTATTTCTTTGTTTGGATTGAATTTATGTTCAAATAATGATGCAGAATCTTCTTCTGGTAATTGAAGATCATGATCATAAGGTAAAACACCAAGAACTGGTGCATCTATTATTTTTTCTATTTTTTCTATTCCTGGCATAAGTATATCGAGATTTCCACTAAATTTATTAATAATCACTGCTTTAAGTCGAGACCTGTCATAATCATCTAAAAGAGAGAATGTTCCAGCTATTGAAGCAAAAACACCTCCTTTATCAATATCTGCTACAAGAAAAACATCGGCATCTGACATATGAGCTATTTCCATATTAGCTAAATCTTCTTTTCTCATATTAATCTCAGCAGGAGATCCAGCTCCTTCAATAATTATTATATCATATTGCGAGTCTAATATAGCTAATGACTCTTTTATTGCAGCTAAAGCTTTATCTCTAAAATCATGTTGATATTGATAAAAATTCATATCAGCTATTGCTTTTCCTTGAATTATTACTTGTGATGTAAAGTTGCCCTTTGGTTTAAGGAGTATAGGATTCATGTGAATACTTGGTTCAATATCAGCTGCTTCAGCTTGAAGAACTTGTGCAATAGCTATTTCTCCATTTTCTTTTGTGGTATATGAGTTTAGTGACATATTTTGTGATTTAAATGGTGCTACTTTATATCCTCTTCGTGAATAAATCCTACAAAGTGCTGCTACCATAACACTTTTTCCTGCATTTGATGAAGTTCCTTGAACCATTATACATTTCGCCATAATTTTACCTTTTTCATGCTTAAAAACTTTATATTAAATAGAAATATATATTTAAATAAAATATGTTTTTAAAATTTTATTTTATTTTATTATATTTAATAATATTAAATAACTTATATTAGATATTATAATTAATTAATATATAAAATTAACAATATTTGATAATTTATAAATTGATATTGATTTTTTGAAAATTAATTTTTTGAAATTTTTCATGTTTTTTTCTTCTTTTATTTTCTTATTTTTATATTACTATTTTCAGTTTTATTATAAGATTTAAATATAATTAAAAATATTTAAATATAAACATCAAATATATTTGTAAATTTTCTATATATTTCATATATTCGACATATATTTTTCATGAATATTTTATTTTAATTACTTTTATTTACTAAAATACAATAATTTATATATAAGAAAGAAACATATAATAATTTAATATAAGAAATACAAATAATCTTTAAAATCATTTTAGTAATATTAATAATCTTAAATTAATAATGATTAATTATTAATAAAAAGATTAATTAAAGTGATGATATAAATTATTAATATAAAAAATTAAATATAAAGATTAATTTAATAATTAAATATTAATTAAAAATTAATCAAAAATTAAATCCAAACTTAATTGAGGTAACTATATGAAAATCAATAGGATATCATCTGATTTTGCTGATGATAATGATTATGTTAATAAAAATGTTAATAATGATTTGAATATTGATAAAACTTCGATTAAGAAAGAGGCGATTAAAATTACATTTGATACTAATAATAACCATGATTCTACTGAAATAAAGGAGAATGATGATATTTCTGAAGAAGAATTTCAAGAAGATAATTTAGAAAAAGAATCAGATGATTTTGATGAAAAACCAAATGAAAAATCTAATGATGAGCTAATTGCAAATAATGAAAAAGTAATTCCTCATGAAAATGATGAACCAATGTTAGATTATGATAATATTGGAAGTACTAAAGATATTGATGTACCTCCTCTTTTAATTGATCAAGTCATTGGTCATGAAGATTCTGTTGAAACCATTAAAAAGGCAGCTAAACAAAGAAGAAATGTTCTTCTTATTGGTGATCCTGGTGTAGGTAAATCAATGATAGCTAAAGGAATGGCAGAACTTCTTCCTCCTGAAGTACTTCAAGATGTATTAGTTTATCCTAATGCTGAAGATTCAAATAATCCTTTAATTAGAACTGTTCCTTCTGGTGAGGGTAAAAAAATTGTAATGGCTAATAAAAATACTACAAAAGGTTATGAAGAGAAAAAACTTCTTGTAACAATGATTTTAATTGCAGGTGTTTTAGCTCTTGGTTTCATGTATAGAAGTCAATTAATCTTTGCAATTCTAGCTGCTGTTTTCATATTCTTTATATCAATGCAAATAAAACCAAAGAACATGACTATGGCTCCAAAATTGTTAGTTAATAATGCTGAAAAAAGATTTTCTCCATTTGAAGATGCTACTGGTGCTCATGCAGGTGCACTTCTTGGTGATGTTCGCCACGATCCATATCAATCTGGAGGTTTAGGAACTCCGGCACATGAGCGTGTTGAACCTGGTATGATTCACAAAGCTAATCGTGGAGTTTTATACATTGATGAAATTGGTACAATGTCAATGAAAACTCAACAAGAACTTCTTTCAGCTATGCAAGAGAAAAAATATTCCATTACTGGTCAAAGTGAAAATAGTAGTGGTGCAATGGTTCGTTCTCAAGCAGTTCCTTGTGATTTCGTTCTTGTAGCTTCTGGTAATATACAAGTTCTTGAAGGTATGCATATAGCTATGCGTTCTAGAATTAGAGGTTATGGTTACGAAGTCTTTATGAAAGATAATATGCCTGATACAGAAAATAATAGGAAAAAACTCATTCAATTTGTAGCTCAAGAAGTTAAAAATGATGGTAGAATTCCTCATTTCTCTCCAGATGCATTAGATGAAATAATAAGAGAAGCTAAACGTAGGGCTGGTAAAAAAGAATCTTTAACTCTCAAATTAAGAGATTTAGGAGGTCTTGTTAGAGCCGCAGGAGATGTGGCTAAAGAAGAAAATTCTAATCTTGTTGAAGCTGAGCATGTTTTAACAGCTAAAAAATACTCAAGAACTTTAGAACAGCAAATAGCTGATAGATCTATTTCCCAAAGAAAAGAATATGCTGTATTCAATCCAGAAGGTGGAAAAATTGGTATGGTTAATGGATTATCTGTTATTGGGGATAGAAGTGGTTTAATGTTACCTATAGCTGCTGAAGCAGCCCCTGCTCAGAGTAGGAAAGAAGGTAAAATTATTGCTACTGGAAAACTTGGTGAAATAGCTAAAGAATCTGTTCAAAACGTTAGTGCACTTATTAAAAAACATACTGGTACTGATATCTCACAATATGATATTCACATTCAGTTTTTACAAACTTATGATGGTGTTGAAGGAGATAGTGCAAGTGTTTCAATTGCAGCAGCTGTTATTTCAGCTATTGAAGAAATTCCAATTGATCAAACTGTTGCTTTAACTGGTTCTCTTAGTGTTCGTGGAGATGTTTTACCAATTGGTGGAGCTACTAGTAAGATTGAAGCTGCAGCTGAAGCAGGAATCAAAAAAGTCATAATTCCAAGATCTAACATGAAAGATGTCATGATTGAGAAGAAGTATGAGGATGAAATTGAAATCATTCCTGTTGATACTTTAAGTGATGTTTTAGAGAATATCCTTATTGGATGTACTGAAAAAAGTAGCTTAATTAAGAAAATGAAAAAAATTAGTAGTGCAGTAGTTGATAAAGTTCCTAATAGGCCTTTAAATAGCTGTGATGCACCTTCTAAGTCTTAAATCTTAAACACTATATACATATAGAAATTTTTTTCTTTTTTCTATTTTTATTTATTTTAATTCTTTTTTTATTTTATTTCTAATATTTATTCATTTTTAACTTGTTTTTATTTATTTTAATTCTTTTTATATTTTATTTAATAATTTTCATTATTTTTAAAATAATTTTATTAATATTTAAATAAAATAAATATAATTGCTAAAAAACTTGTATTAATTTTTTAGAAATAGAATAGATTAAATAAGAATAAAACAATGTGAATAAGGATATTCATAATTAAAAAGAAAATAAAATAATATATAGTTAATATATAGCTAATATATAATTAAAAATATAATTAAAAAATTTTAAGATAATAATTAAAAAGAAAATAAAATAATATTTAATTAATTATAATTTAAGATAATTTTAAGATAATAATTAAAAAGAAAATAAATAATGAAAAGATATAATTATTTTAAAGCATCTGCAATTACTTTAGCTATTGATATACAACTAACTTCAGATTTCAATGAATTGGTTCCAGCTATTGATTTAGCTCCAGCAGCGTATATTTTTAGTATTGCATCATTGACAAGAAGTGGATGAACACAACAAACATTAACTGATTTAGCTCCGTGTTCTTTGAGGATTCCAATAGCGTTTACTATGGTTCCTCCTGTAGCTATAATATCATCGATTATAACTGCTTCTTTGCCTTCTACAGACTGAATGTCTACTTTTTTTTCTTCATTCTTTTTTAAATCTTTTAATTCAGGATCATCAGGATCAAAATCACATCTTATGTCTGCTATTTTTGTTTCAACTTTATCTGGTCCAAGACGGACTTTATTCATATAAGTACATCTACAATCTAATATTTTAGCTATTTCTTCTGCAAAACTAAGGGCTCCTTTATCAGGAGCTATAATAATTGGCTCTTCAGTTATGTTATCAATATATTCAGCAATTGCTCCCATAGCTGAAATATTTTTAGTTGGAATGGTGAAAAACTCTCTTACACTATCTTCATGAAGATTTATTGATAATATTTCATCTGCTCCAGATTTTTCAATTAAATTAGCTACAATTTTTGCGGAAATAGCTTCTCCTTCTTTAAATCTTTTTTCTTGTCTTCCATATCCAAAATAAGGAATAACAACTTTTATTTTTTCACAGCCAAGGTCTTTTAAATTTTGAATTAGAAAGAGTAATTCAATTAGATTTTCGTCTTGAGGATAGCCTGTTGATTGAACAATCACTGCTTCTTTATCAATTTTCCCTTTGATTCGAATATATCTTTCTCCATCAGGAAATTTTTTAGTTTCGATTGAACATAAACAATCTTCAAGTTCTTCTGCAACATTAGCTGCTAATTTTTGGGAAGCTGAACCACCAATTATCAATAATATCACCATTTAACTATAATATAATAGTTTGTATTATTTCTTATTTATAATTTTATATAATTTATATGTTTTTAATAATTTCAAGTATTTTTAATAATTTTTATATAATTTAAAATATATTTTTAATAGTTTTAATATTTTTTATATTTTTATATAATTCCAAATATGTTTTTAATAAATTAATGATTTTTATAATTTTATAATTTTATAATTTTTATAACTTTTGTATATTATAATATTTTAATATAATCTCAATATTTCTCATAATGGACTCTTTCTTCATGATATTTATCTACAAATTTATTTTCCTGACCTTCTTGTGGATATCCAATACTAATCATATTAAATGGTTTTAAATTTTCACCAAGGTTGAAGAATTCACTTATAAATTTCATCCTATGTTCATGTGGAGCAACATTAACCCAAACAGCACCTAAATCTAAGTAGCTAGCTTCAAGAAGTAACATTGTTGCTGCAGCAGCCATGTCTTGCTGCCAAACTTTCTTAAAATGTGAGTTATCCATATTTGCTATAAGAACAATAGCTAGTGTTGCACCTTCCAACATTTTTGAATTATGGTCCATTTTACTCAATTCTTTTATTGTGTCTTTATTTTTAACAACAATAAACTCCCATGGTTCTTGTCCCATTCTAGAACCTGGTGCTTGCATTGCAGCCCTTATCATTTTGTCTATTTTTTCATCTTCAATTTCATCTTCACGATACTTTCGAATACTTCTTCTTTTATTTATTATTTCCATATTTTCGCCTCTGTTTTTTATTGTATAATATATTTCTTGTTATAATTTTTATTATAATTATTATTTTAAAATTTCTATTAAAATCTCAATTTATAAGTTCTATTTGTAGATTTTATTTACAGCTTTTATTTAGTTTTTTATTTAGTTTTTTATTTGCAGTTTTTATTTTATTATTATTTTTAAATTTTTTATATTAATAATAAATAATAATAAATAATAATTGGAAAGATATATTATAGATGTGTTCTAAATAGTTAATTATTATATTTTATTATATTTATTTTAACTAATATCTGAAATGATAGTATTTATTAAATGTATTAAATATTTATTAAATGTATTAAATCTAATATTAAATTTATTATTAAGAGGTAGGATAATGCACGAATTATCAATGGCTGATGGTATTTTAAAAGCTGTTATTGCAAATGCTGAACAAAGTGACGCTACTGAAGTTATAGAAGTTACAGTTGAAATTGGAAAATTAGCTCTTCTTAACCCTGAGCAGGTAAAATTCATGCTTGGTGTTCTTAGTGAGGATACTATAGCTAATGGTGCTAAATTTACTATGGAAGAAATTCCTATTGAAATTGAATGTAAAGAATGTGATTATATAGGAATAGCTAATGGAGATGATCTTGATCATTATTCTCCTATTGTGGAATGTCCTAAATGTGAAAGTAAACTTGTTAATGTTACTAATGGTAAAGATTGTATTGTAAAAAATATAGTTATCGAAAAACCAGATGATTAACTGAATATTTTTTAAATTAATTAAATTTAATTAAATTTAATTAATTTTAATTTTTAAATCTAACTTATAAAGGAATGATTATTATGCATAAAGTAGCTGAAATTGAAGTTCAACATAATATAATGAAAGCTAATAAGAAGTTAGCTGATAAAAACCAAAAAATTTTTGATGATAATAATGTTTTTTGTGTTGATTTTGTAGGAGCTATTGGTTCTGGAAAAACATCTCTTATTGAAGATCTTATTGACAATATGAATGGTTCAATCGGTGTTATAGCTGGTGATGTAATAAGTAAATTTGATGCTGGCCGATTTGAACGTCATAATGTTCCAGTTGTAGGTCTTAATACTGGAAAAGAATGTCATCTTGATGCTCATCTTGTTGAACATGTTCTTGATGATATGCCTATGGATAAAATTGATTACTTATTCATTGAAAATGTAGGGAATCTTATTTGTCCTGTTGACTTTGATTTAGGTTCTCATATGAGAATAGTGGTAATTAGTGTTAGTGAAGGGGATGATACTGTAGAGAAACATCCTTTAATATTCCAAGGTGCAGATCTTGTTATTATTAATAAAGTGGACATAGCTGATGCTGTTGGAGCAAATAGTGACAAAATGGTCCAAGACGTTCATGATATTAACCCTAATGTTAAAGTTATTAAAAGTAGTCTTAAAGAAGGTCAAGGTTTAGAAGAAATCATTTTAGCTATTGAAGAATTTAAAAATACCTAGATTATAAAAATATGTTCTTATTATAAGAATTTATTATAAAAATTTATTTAAAAATTTATTTAAGAACTTATTTAATAATTTACTTAATAATTCGTTGTAAGAATTTATTATAAAAATTTATTATAAATTTTTTAAAAAAGTTTAATATCTCATTTATAAAAATATAGTGTCATAAGGTGATTATTATGAAAATATGGATAGATATAACTAATGCTCCACATGTTAGATTTTTTAAAGATATAATCAAATACTTTCAAGATGAAGGTGAAGATCTAATAATCACTGCTAGACAATTTGGAGATATTCATAAACTAATGGATATGTATGGTTTTGACTTTATTTCTGTTGGAAAGCATGGAGTAAAGCTACATGAAAAGCTAAAAGAAAGTACTGCTAGAGTCAATGATCTTGTTGATATAGTTGCTCATGAAAAAGTTGATGTTGCTCTTTCTAAACATTCAATTGAATTGCCTCGTATTTCTTTTGGTCTTGGAATCCCTAGTATCTATGTTTTAGATAATGAACATGCTGAAGCAGCTAATAAACTCACTCTCCCTTTATGTGATCGTCTTATAGCTCCAAGAATAATAGATATGTGGAAATTAATTGGTTATGGGGCAGATCCTAATAAACTTATTAGATATAACGGAACTTCTGAAATTATCCATTTTAAGAGTTTTAATTATAATGAAGATATTTTTGATGATATGAATTTGAATCTAACTTCTTCAAAAACAATTTTAATGAGGCCTGAACCATCTCTTGCTTCTTATCTTGATGCTGATTGTAGGGTTTCAGTTCTTTCACCAATAGTTGATGTTTTAAAAGAATATGCAAATATTCTTATACTTCCTAGATTTAAAGAACAAGCAGATATATTTGAAGGTATAGAAAATGTTACAATTCTTAAACCTCCTGTAGATACTTCAAGCATAATTAAAAAGTGCGATCTTGTTATTGGTGCTGGGGGAACTATGAATAGGGAAGCTGCTGTTTTACACACTCCTGTTATATCTTGTTATCCTGGAGTTCCTTTATCTGTTGATCAATATTATATTAATCGAGATTTAATGTTTAGATCTAATGATACTGATGAAATTATAAATAAAGCTTTAAGTTTTCTAGTAAATCATAAAAATCATAATGAAATTCAACATGATGATTTATTTCAATTAATTATTGATAATGTTTATGATTTGGCTAAAAATGGAAAATAAATAATGAATTATTGATTATTAATTAATGTATTCTTTTTTTGTATTCTTTTTATTTAATTTTTTAATTTTTAATCTATTTTATCTATTTTCTATATAGTTTTTATTTATTTTTTATATTTTTTCATTTTTAATCTATTTTATCTGATTTTTATTCATTTAATTTTTATCTTTTTATTAGTTAAATTTAAATAGTTTAAAAACAAATTTTCTATAGTATGGGCTGGTAGCTCAGATGGTAGATCGTCGCCTTGGCATGGCGGAGGCCCCGGGTTCAAATCCCGGTCAGTCCATTTTTTAATTATTATTTTTAATATTAAAAATATATTATATATTTAAGATTTATTAATAGATTTAATGGAAAAACTTTTTATAAAGTGAAATCTTAATATATTTATATTATAGATAAATACTATTACTTATTATAATTATTAATATTATTAATATTATTAATTACTGTTAAGATTATTATTACAACATCAATTTTATGGGAGTTTTCAATGCCTTTAATAGCTCAAAATCATTTTCAATTTATATTAGAAATAGGTGCGATAATTTTTGCACTAGTTACATTTACACTTAATTTAGTTCCAATTTCTCTTAGTATAATTACATTTTTATCCTTATTTTTATCTGTAGGGTTTACACTTCTTTTTGGAGCAGATTTAGTACTTTTATTTACTTCATTTGGACAAAATGAGTTTACTCATCCTTTTGGACCAATTGCACTTCTAGCAATAATAACTTCTTTAGCTTCATTAAAAATAATGGAAGATTCTGGAGTTAATGTAAAAGGATTACAAAAATTAGTTTTTGGTCTATTAATTGGTGTAACTGTATTTGGAGGATTGATGCACAGATCTTTCTTATTACTTTGGATTTTAGGATTATTCATTGGTTATTTCTTAATATCTAAATCATTTAGACAAAAATCTTTCTTAACAGTTAAAAGAATTTTGATATTTTTAGGATTAGGTGGAGCTGCATTTGCTGCTTTACAATTGATTTCAATGGTAACACATATGGAAATATTTTCACCATTACTAAGGATTACAAGACTTGAAACAAACTCTATTGCAAGTTTAAAAATGGTTCTACATAATACTCAACTAATTGGTCATACTCAGGGTTCTGCCTATTGGGGAGCTCAAGATACAGGTTTTGCATCGGGATATATAAGTCTTCCAATGTCACTAATTATCATGTTTGGGT
Protein-coding regions in this window:
- a CDS encoding anion permease; amino-acid sequence: VMSNVALAAILVPLSVTLAHAQGLPIGTFAVPVAIACSLSYVLPTAGPTVAMAYGTGFVKIKEIFKAGFPLVIIGAILSIIIIFTIGKPFLGA
- a CDS encoding hydroxymethylglutaryl-CoA synthase; its protein translation is MAGIIGYGAFVPSYRIKVEEIAKVWGDNPKAISNGLVVTEKSVPAPDEDTATISVEAARNALARAQIDPQKIGAVYVGSESHPYAVKPTATIVAEAVMATPAMTAADLEFACKAGTAGMQAAIGLVDSNKIEYGLAIGADTSQGAPGDALEYTASAGGAAYIIGKEGTKNGSIADFGELFSFTTDTPDFYRREGQPYPSHGGRFTGEPAYFKHVEGAAKGIFEKTGTTASDYDYAVFHQPNGKFYLKVGKKLGFTNDQIKDGLLTPVIGNTYSGATPIGLASILDKAQAGDKILAISYGSGSGSDAFTINVTENIDEKRELAPKLEKMIENKSYVDYAVYAKYKGKLRM
- a CDS encoding thiolase domain-containing protein, encoding MRDVAIIGVSQTKFGELWDSSFRQLIAEAGLGAIEDSNIAGNDLDAMFVGNMTAGLFIQQEHIAALIADHTGLNPVSSTRVEAACASGGLALRQGVMAVASGYHDIVISAGVEKMTDVVDATPAIATASDQEWEAQQGVTFPSLYAMMARRHMYEYGTTREQLAEFSVINHRNATKNPRAQYPFEITVDKVLNSTVVADPLTLLDCSPVTDGAAAVVLCPAEDARKYTDTPIYVKASTQASDTITLHDRKDITTIESTKVAAKKAYEMAGVTTKDIDAVEVHDCFSINGILAIEDLGFVEKGQGGPAVEEGITHIGGEIPVNPSGGLKARGHPLGATGIAQAAEIVWQLRGEADKRQVDGAEIGMTHNIGGTGGTAAVHILSR
- the cobQ gene encoding cobyric acid synthase CobQ, whose product is MAKCIMVQGTSSNAGKSVMVAALCRIYSRRGYKVAPFKSQNMSLNSYTTKENGEIAIAQVLQAEAADIEPSIHMNPILLKPKGNFTSQVIIQGKAIADMNFYQYQHDFRDKALAAIKESLAILDSQYDIIIIEGAGSPAEINMRKEDLANMEIAHMSDADVFLVADIDKGGVFASIAGTFSLLDDYDRSRLKAVIINKFSGNLDILMPGIEKIEKIIDAPVLGVLPYDHDLQLPEEDSASLFEHKFNPNKEITIGVIRFPKIANFTDIDPFEFEEDVGLKLIDINESIADEKGNTSLDAIILPGTRNTTEDMIAIEKSGLADQIRKIAKNNPQIPIVGLCGGYQILGNRIFDENNRESQNGSVDGLGLLDIETHFKHNSSEEKIVEQSEGIILDKSSEENSSNSSDIFSSITGEIITGYEIHEGTTTLFNEEPLLKIEKGIGNKKEKNKEGLFDGSKRENIFGTYFHGIFHNYNFRRALLNYIRENKGIEPKFGEDPYETKKDYSIDKLAEIVEKNLDMDFIDNLINK
- the lonB gene encoding ATP-dependent protease LonB, yielding MLDYDNIGSTKDIDVPPLLIDQVIGHEDSVETIKKAAKQRRNVLLIGDPGVGKSMIAKGMAELLPPEVLQDVLVYPNAEDSNNPLIRTVPSGEGKKIVMANKNTTKGYEEKKLLVTMILIAGVLALGFMYRSQLIFAILAAVFIFFISMQIKPKNMTMAPKLLVNNAEKRFSPFEDATGAHAGALLGDVRHDPYQSGGLGTPAHERVEPGMIHKANRGVLYIDEIGTMSMKTQQELLSAMQEKKYSITGQSENSSGAMVRSQAVPCDFVLVASGNIQVLEGMHIAMRSRIRGYGYEVFMKDNMPDTENNRKKLIQFVAQEVKNDGRIPHFSPDALDEIIREAKRRAGKKESLTLKLRDLGGLVRAAGDVAKEENSNLVEAEHVLTAKKYSRTLEQQIADRSISQRKEYAVFNPEGGKIGMVNGLSVIGDRSGLMLPIAAEAAPAQSRKEGKIIATGKLGEIAKESVQNVSALIKKHTGTDISQYDIHIQFLQTYDGVEGDSASVSIAAAVISAIEEIPIDQTVALTGSLSVRGDVLPIGGATSKIEAAAEAGIKKVIIPRSNMKDVMIEKKYEDEIEIIPVDTLSDVLENILIGCTEKSSLIKKMKKISSAVVDKVPNRPLNSCDAPSKS